The following proteins are co-located in the Micromonospora viridifaciens genome:
- a CDS encoding extracellular solute-binding protein: MSVTPRRVPGLLAALTAVTLASTACGGGSEPAGKDAKNITLTIAANSIVGGKNSAGAEWIEKWVIPRFVEAQKAKGVTAKVSFVPSGVDDEQYKTKIALDLRSKGGADVIALDGIWVGEFVQAGYLKPLAEVGGGQVDSWEGWSQIPETVQGLGSFEGKRYGIPLGTDGRVLYYNKKLFAQAGLPADWQPKSWQEILDAGTKLKTLPGVTPIQINAGTAMGEATTMQGALPLLAGAGGEIWKDGKWAGASQPVKDMLDFYTRIYGGGLGDPKLQQEAKGRDKSFAEFAAGKIGILAEGDYFWRSVVNPSTGIAKMADRDTTVGYAMIPAKQPGAGIRGQDFVSMSGGGVRVLNPNSKYPSQAWELLSFMHSAEGVKAELAGEKRITARTDVNKEVLAGDPMLSFITDKVLPVTAYRPPLAVYPQVSVALQEATAAAASGKSVDEAASAYQKKVEGIVGGPGNVTS; this comes from the coding sequence ATGTCAGTCACGCCGAGACGCGTCCCGGGCCTGCTCGCCGCGCTCACCGCCGTCACCCTCGCGAGCACGGCCTGCGGCGGCGGCTCCGAGCCCGCCGGCAAGGACGCCAAGAACATCACCCTCACCATCGCCGCCAACTCCATCGTGGGCGGGAAGAACTCCGCCGGCGCGGAGTGGATCGAGAAGTGGGTGATCCCCCGGTTCGTCGAGGCCCAGAAGGCCAAGGGCGTCACCGCCAAGGTGTCGTTCGTGCCCAGCGGGGTCGACGACGAGCAGTACAAGACCAAGATCGCCCTCGACCTGCGGTCCAAGGGCGGCGCCGACGTCATCGCCCTGGACGGCATCTGGGTGGGCGAGTTCGTCCAGGCGGGCTACCTCAAGCCGCTCGCCGAGGTCGGCGGCGGCCAGGTGGACTCCTGGGAGGGCTGGTCACAGATCCCGGAGACCGTGCAGGGCCTCGGCTCGTTCGAGGGCAAGCGCTACGGCATCCCGCTCGGCACCGACGGCCGGGTCCTCTACTACAACAAGAAGCTGTTCGCCCAGGCCGGCCTGCCCGCCGACTGGCAGCCGAAGAGCTGGCAGGAAATCCTGGACGCCGGTACCAAGCTCAAGACGCTGCCCGGGGTGACCCCGATCCAGATCAACGCCGGCACGGCGATGGGCGAGGCGACCACCATGCAGGGCGCGCTGCCGCTGCTGGCCGGCGCCGGCGGGGAGATCTGGAAGGACGGCAAGTGGGCCGGAGCCAGCCAGCCGGTCAAGGACATGCTCGACTTCTACACCAGGATCTACGGCGGCGGGCTGGGCGACCCGAAGCTCCAGCAGGAGGCGAAGGGGCGGGACAAGTCCTTCGCGGAGTTCGCCGCCGGCAAGATCGGCATCCTCGCCGAGGGTGACTACTTCTGGCGCAGCGTCGTCAACCCCAGCACCGGCATCGCCAAGATGGCCGACCGGGACACCACGGTCGGCTACGCGATGATCCCCGCGAAGCAGCCCGGCGCCGGCATCCGGGGGCAGGACTTCGTCAGCATGTCCGGCGGCGGCGTACGCGTGCTCAACCCCAACTCCAAGTACCCGTCGCAGGCGTGGGAGCTGCTGTCGTTCATGCACTCGGCGGAGGGGGTCAAGGCCGAACTCGCCGGCGAGAAGCGGATCACCGCCCGGACGGACGTGAACAAGGAGGTCCTCGCGGGCGACCCGATGCTCAGCTTCATCACCGACAAGGTGCTGCCGGTCACCGCGTACCGGCCGCCGCTGGCGGTGTACCCGCAGGTGTCGGTGGCGCTGCAGGAGGCGACCGCGGCCGCGGCGTCGGGCAAGAGCGTCGACGAAGCGGCCTCGGCGTACCAGAAGAAGGTCGAGGGGATCGTCGGTGGCCCAGGTAACGTCACCTCCTGA